The following are encoded in a window of Treponema rectale genomic DNA:
- a CDS encoding beta-galactosidase, whose protein sequence is MTSYSFDSKSLFKDGKRWFPVMGEIHYSRYPEQYWKEAVLKMKEGGVDVISSYVIWIHHEEEENKWDWSGCRNLRKFVEVIKECGMSMLLRIGPWVHAEVRNGGFPDWLLKKCPDARTNSEAYFAEVKKLYEETFEQVKGLMLKDGGPIIGVQIENEFGHCGGLWGEEGELHMKRLTQMAKDVGFDVPLYTATGWGGAVTGGLLPVMGGYCEAPWDPRATEIEPSVNYVFTYERNDHGIGSDYGLGEGITFDMNKFPYLTAELGGGLQVTYKRRPVARGKDIGGMSLAKMGSGCNLLGYYMYHGGCNPEGKLTTLEENTSTGSINDLPVKNYDFRAPLGEYGKPNATYGEIKLYSLFLHDFGEFMAGTDTYIPEENPVDADNLTALRTSWRYSECKSCGKKKGFVFVNNYQRRYKMADHRNVVLKNADAGVDFTAVDVFDGDMFFLPFNFAVGKNNLAWSLATPLCSLNEKAFVFYSAARPAGKLFAGESSVRDITDADKTLYCFDKIEDAGIKIITLTRDDALNAHKVKAGCGKEFIFITDAALYQEKLEGKILLHFETEKECEVKVYPAFENIPAGFEYVRNENGFAVYKTGASGKLAVESSEKTEGEKLVLTVKTEAFESEDAFIEINYTGNCARLYEGGMLKDDSIYIGEEFPWRIYLKRFGKGAHEFRIEIDPLLASQKTVNFIETWPDFAGDSLCRVNSLLSGLETSVTVEL, encoded by the coding sequence ATGACATCTTATTCGTTTGACAGTAAAAGTCTTTTTAAAGACGGTAAGCGCTGGTTCCCTGTTATGGGAGAAATTCATTATTCCCGTTATCCTGAACAGTACTGGAAAGAAGCTGTTCTTAAAATGAAGGAAGGCGGCGTTGACGTTATAAGCAGTTATGTAATCTGGATTCATCATGAAGAAGAAGAAAATAAATGGGACTGGAGCGGATGCCGTAATTTGAGAAAATTTGTCGAAGTCATTAAGGAATGCGGAATGTCCATGCTTCTTCGTATTGGACCATGGGTTCATGCGGAAGTAAGGAACGGCGGTTTTCCTGACTGGCTTTTGAAAAAATGTCCTGATGCCCGTACGAACAGTGAGGCTTATTTTGCCGAGGTAAAGAAACTGTATGAAGAAACTTTTGAACAGGTAAAGGGGCTGATGCTTAAAGACGGCGGACCGATTATCGGAGTTCAGATTGAAAATGAATTCGGTCACTGCGGCGGTCTCTGGGGTGAAGAAGGCGAGCTTCACATGAAGCGTCTTACTCAGATGGCAAAGGATGTCGGCTTTGATGTTCCTCTTTATACTGCAACAGGATGGGGCGGTGCTGTTACCGGCGGACTTCTTCCTGTAATGGGCGGATACTGTGAAGCTCCATGGGATCCCCGTGCAACAGAAATTGAACCAAGCGTAAACTATGTCTTTACCTATGAGCGAAATGACCACGGAATCGGAAGTGATTATGGTCTCGGAGAAGGCATTACTTTTGACATGAACAAGTTTCCTTATCTTACCGCGGAACTGGGGGGCGGACTTCAGGTTACCTATAAGAGACGTCCTGTTGCCCGTGGAAAAGATATTGGCGGCATGAGTCTTGCAAAGATGGGAAGCGGCTGTAATCTTCTGGGCTATTACATGTATCACGGCGGCTGCAATCCTGAAGGAAAGCTTACGACTCTTGAAGAAAATACTTCTACAGGTTCCATTAATGATCTTCCTGTAAAGAATTACGATTTCAGGGCCCCTCTTGGTGAATATGGAAAACCCAATGCAACTTACGGAGAAATAAAACTTTATTCTCTTTTCCTTCACGACTTTGGTGAATTTATGGCTGGAACAGATACTTATATTCCTGAAGAAAATCCTGTGGATGCAGACAATCTTACTGCCTTGAGGACTTCATGGAGGTATTCTGAATGTAAGTCCTGCGGTAAAAAGAAAGGATTCGTATTTGTAAACAACTATCAGCGCAGATATAAAATGGCTGATCACAGAAACGTGGTTTTAAAGAATGCAGATGCAGGGGTGGATTTTACTGCGGTTGATGTTTTTGACGGAGACATGTTCTTCCTTCCATTTAATTTTGCCGTGGGAAAGAATAATCTTGCCTGGTCTCTTGCAACTCCACTTTGTTCCCTTAATGAAAAAGCTTTTGTTTTTTACAGTGCTGCCCGTCCTGCCGGAAAGCTTTTTGCCGGGGAATCTTCTGTAAGGGATATTACTGATGCTGATAAGACATTGTACTGTTTTGATAAGATTGAAGATGCCGGAATAAAAATAATAACTCTTACCAGAGATGATGCTCTTAATGCTCACAAGGTAAAAGCCGGCTGCGGAAAGGAATTTATTTTTATTACTGATGCTGCTCTTTATCAGGAAAAACTTGAGGGAAAGATTCTGCTTCATTTTGAGACAGAAAAGGAATGTGAAGTAAAGGTTTATCCTGCATTTGAAAACATCCCGGCAGGGTTTGAGTATGTACGCAATGAGAATGGTTTTGCAGTTTATAAAACCGGTGCTTCTGGAAAACTTGCTGTGGAATCTTCGGAAAAAACTGAAGGGGAAAAACTCGTACTTACCGTAAAGACTGAAGCCTTTGAAAGTGAAGATGCCTTTATAGAAATCAATTATACCGGAAACTGTGCAAGACTGTATGAAGGTGGAATGCTTAAAGATGATTCGATTTATATAG